GTTCATCCGCTGACCACCATGGCGGCGGGCAAGAAGCGCTACACGGACTACGAGGTCCGGATGCGGGTGAGTGATCTGTGATCTGTTCGTGATCCAGGGGGAGTACCTTCCGAAACTCTGGCCAAGCCGAAAAACCATTGAAAATCGCTGGAATTTGCACACACACTCGTGCATGTACGTGCGACTTTGTCTCGCTCTGcgagtgtgtgcgagtgtgtgtgtgtgtgtgggtgataCGCCTATAAAGCGACGAACCGGGCGATAAACATTAGTCACAAGTGCAGGGCACTGATTCCGGGTCTTGAGTCACGGATGTCCGCCATGCGGGCGCCTTAATTAAACCTTAATTTCCTCATATAACTAATCAcctattattttattccatTCCAGACCAATCTGCCCGTCTTCAAGGTGAAGGAGTCCAGTGTGAGACGACGCTACAGCGACTTTGAGTGGCTGCGGAACGAACTGGAGCGGGACAGCAAGGTGCGGATATATCCTCAGATTCtctattttcactttcactgaGTTAGCTAGGATTAGCCTTAGAATAGGATATATTTTTGGTCCCTCTAAATGGCCAGAAATATTGATAAATAGGACCACAAGACAGGCTTTTAAAGTATCATATTAACTAGCATTACTTTAGgaaactcaattttctcattagaaatattataatgacctcttaaattaatttaaattcagctTCAGAACAGTTTGCcagaaatttatatttagtaattttttaatatttaaaaagtcattGGAGTCCTAAGCTCTTTagggatttcagttttctcGCAGTACTTATAAGCCACTTAATTCCCAAGGGATTACAAATTATAGTCCCACAATTCTGTTTAAAACTATGACATACACTCATATCTGAATGATTTATAGTACCAttaatttgactttttttGCATTGCCGCCAGATGCCTTTTTTCCCTTGagcaaaaagaaagaaaatcgatttataaattttttagctGTTCAAATTTTGATTGCTTTGCCAATTCATGAAATACTAAGcaaaagtaaattaattttggatTCCTTATCTCTAAGAAGCCACTGGAATCGCAGCGATAGTATATTTGTGTataagtgaaagtgaaaacgaATGCTCGATAATATAAAACATAAGCAGAATTTATTCAAGTGCATTTCCCCCGCAGATTGTGGTGCCACCACTCCCGGGAAAAGCCTGGAAGCGCCAGATGCCCTTCCGCGGCGACGAGGGCATCTTCGACGAGAGCTTCATCGAGGAGCGGCGCAAGGGACTGGAGGCCTTCATCAACAAGATAGCCGGACATCCGCTGGCGCAGAACGAGCGCTGCCTGCACATGTTCCTGCAGGAGAACGTCA
This portion of the Drosophila takahashii strain IR98-3 E-12201 chromosome 3R, DtakHiC1v2, whole genome shotgun sequence genome encodes:
- the Snx3 gene encoding sorting nexin-12, with product MMVESDGTADATRRLNVKKQTLDDAYAVPANFLEIDVVHPLTTMAAGKKRYTDYEVRMRTNLPVFKVKESSVRRRYSDFEWLRNELERDSKIVVPPLPGKAWKRQMPFRGDEGIFDESFIEERRKGLEAFINKIAGHPLAQNERCLHMFLQENVIDKNYVPGKIRNT